In Geobacter anodireducens, a genomic segment contains:
- a CDS encoding F0F1 ATP synthase subunit C, with product MEFFTMCMLAAGFGMAIGAFGTGIGQGLAVKNAVEGVSRNPGASGKILTTMMIGLAMIESLAIYVLVVCLIILFANPYKDVAIELAKAVVK from the coding sequence ATGGAATTTTTCACAATGTGCATGCTGGCGGCTGGCTTCGGTATGGCAATCGGTGCGTTCGGTACCGGTATCGGCCAAGGTCTCGCGGTCAAGAACGCCGTTGAGGGCGTTTCCCGCAATCCCGGCGCTTCCGGCAAGATCCTCACCACCATGATGATCGGTCTGGCCATGATCGAGTCCCTTGCCATCTACGTTCTCGTCGTGTGCCTCATCATCCTCTTCGCCAACCCCTACAAGGATGTGGCCATCGAGCTTGCCAAGGCTGTCGTGAAGTAA
- a CDS encoding F0F1 ATP synthase subunit A has product MVHPLLFLQFFRKLLEPLHISEAGADAIAYTWLIIVCLLIVSLMATKALKAVPTGMQNFMEVVIGGIENMVEETMGEKGKPYFPLIATLALFVLVSNLIGLIPGFFPPTANLNTTAACAVIVFLSTHIVGIKKHGFHYLQHFMGPIWWLAPLMFFIEIIGHLSRPLSLSLRLFGNMNGHELVLMIFFALAPFLVPLPMMLMGVLVSFIQAFVFMLLAMIYIQGSLEEAH; this is encoded by the coding sequence ATGGTTCATCCGCTTCTATTCCTGCAGTTCTTCAGGAAGCTCCTCGAACCGCTTCACATCTCTGAAGCGGGTGCAGACGCCATCGCCTACACATGGCTCATCATTGTCTGCCTGCTTATCGTGTCCCTCATGGCCACAAAAGCACTCAAAGCCGTGCCGACCGGAATGCAGAACTTCATGGAAGTCGTGATCGGTGGCATTGAAAACATGGTGGAGGAGACCATGGGCGAGAAGGGAAAACCGTATTTCCCGCTCATTGCGACCCTGGCACTCTTTGTTCTCGTTTCGAACCTGATCGGCCTGATTCCCGGCTTCTTTCCCCCCACCGCAAACCTCAATACGACGGCAGCGTGCGCTGTAATCGTATTTCTTTCAACCCATATCGTCGGCATCAAAAAACATGGCTTCCACTATCTGCAGCACTTCATGGGGCCGATCTGGTGGCTGGCCCCTCTCATGTTCTTCATTGAGATCATCGGGCACCTGAGCCGCCCCCTTTCCCTCTCGCTCCGTCTTTTCGGCAACATGAACGGTCACGAGCTTGTTCTCATGATCTTCTTCGCCCTGGCCCCCTTCCTTGTTCCCCTGCCGATGATGCTCATGGGCGTTCTGGTGTCATTCATCCAGGCATTTGTTTTCATGCTTCTCGCTATGATCTATATCCAAGGTTCGCTTGAGGAAGCACACTAA
- a CDS encoding NADH-quinone oxidoreductase subunit A has protein sequence MLGVYLPIIVLVAVAVIFGLASLTFSSLIGPKKPSAVKLAPYECGCEPVGSARERFSIKFYIIAMLFILFDIEAVFMYPWSVLFKRLGMFGVVEMGLFIVILFVGYIYVWKKGALEWE, from the coding sequence ATGCTGGGAGTATACCTACCAATCATTGTCCTGGTAGCGGTCGCGGTCATATTTGGTCTGGCTTCATTAACCTTCTCGTCGCTGATAGGGCCGAAGAAGCCAAGTGCGGTGAAGCTCGCCCCTTACGAGTGCGGTTGCGAGCCGGTCGGGTCAGCCCGTGAGCGCTTCTCTATAAAGTTTTATATCATTGCCATGCTGTTTATTCTCTTCGATATTGAAGCCGTGTTCATGTATCCTTGGTCGGTTCTTTTTAAGCGGCTCGGGATGTTCGGTGTTGTCGAGATGGGTCTGTTTATCGTCATCCTCTTTGTCGGTTACATTTATGTCTGGAAAAAAGGAGCTCTGGAATGGGAGTAG
- a CDS encoding NADH dehydrogenase, protein MGVDQPLGDNFITTSLDSLVNWARKSSIWPMTFGLACCAIEMMATGASHNDLDRFGIIFRASPRQADCIIIAGTVTKKMLPVIQTVYEQMPEPKWVVAMGACACSGGVFDTYSVVQGIDTALPVDVYIPGCPPRPEALLYGLIKLQDKIMKDKNSFGSTIGLGERLESAA, encoded by the coding sequence ATGGGAGTAGATCAGCCGCTGGGAGATAACTTCATCACCACGTCCCTGGACAGTCTCGTGAACTGGGCGAGGAAGTCCTCCATCTGGCCCATGACCTTTGGTCTGGCCTGTTGCGCCATTGAGATGATGGCCACGGGGGCTTCCCATAATGACCTTGACCGGTTCGGCATCATCTTCCGGGCATCTCCCCGGCAGGCGGACTGTATTATTATTGCCGGAACCGTCACCAAGAAGATGCTGCCGGTAATTCAGACGGTCTACGAGCAGATGCCGGAACCCAAGTGGGTTGTTGCGATGGGGGCCTGCGCCTGTTCCGGTGGGGTGTTTGACACCTATAGTGTTGTTCAGGGGATTGACACTGCGTTGCCGGTGGATGTCTACATTCCCGGTTGTCCGCCTCGCCCCGAGGCTCTGCTGTACGGTCTGATTAAACTGCAGGACAAGATTATGAAGGACAAGAACTCGTTCGGCTCGACCATAGGGCTTGGCGAGCGCCTTGAGTCCGCAGCGTGA
- a CDS encoding NADH-quinone oxidoreductase subunit C yields the protein MAENNRAVIKLKEKFAVSILDVKEFRGEVTVTVAREKIVDICRFLKESLQYNLCTDVTAVDYLGKQEPRFMMVYNLYSIPNKDRLRLKAGVPEADCTIDTVSCVWTSANWLEREVYDLMGVQFDGHPDLRRILMADDWVGHPLRKDYPLQGPDREPYKGRLS from the coding sequence ATGGCTGAGAACAATCGTGCAGTTATAAAGCTTAAGGAAAAATTTGCCGTGTCAATTCTTGATGTGAAGGAATTCCGCGGCGAGGTTACAGTTACGGTGGCACGCGAGAAGATCGTGGATATCTGCCGTTTCCTGAAGGAGTCGTTGCAATACAACCTCTGCACCGACGTGACGGCTGTCGATTATCTTGGGAAGCAGGAGCCGCGCTTCATGATGGTGTACAACCTGTATTCGATTCCCAACAAGGACCGGCTCAGGCTCAAGGCGGGCGTGCCTGAGGCGGACTGTACGATCGATACGGTGTCATGCGTCTGGACCTCAGCTAATTGGCTGGAGCGTGAAGTGTACGACCTCATGGGTGTGCAGTTCGATGGCCATCCCGACCTGCGCCGCATTTTGATGGCCGACGACTGGGTCGGTCATCCGCTCCGCAAGGATTATCCCCTGCAGGGGCCTGATCGTGAGCCCTACAAGGGTCGGCTTTCCTGA
- a CDS encoding NADH dehydrogenase (Catalyzes the transfer of electrons from NADH to quinone), whose amino-acid sequence MASTEIMTVNMGPQHPSTHGVLRMVIELDGEVIQKITPHIGYLHRGVEKLSEHRTYHQTIPLTDRLDYLAPMSNNLGYVLAVEKLLGIEIPERAQAIRVIMAELTRIKSHLVWIACHALDIGAMTVFIYAFREREMIMSLYEKISGARMTSNYFRVGGLSADVYDGFEKDVREIIDTFPGHFDTYEGLLTKNTIWVNRTVGNGVISAEDAIDYGITGPALRGSGVDWDLRRDNPYSGYEKYSFKVPVGEKCDTFDRYKVRLIEMREAVSIVRQALDSLKPGPVLADAPQVTYPPKENVYNTIEGLIHHFKIASEGFPVPEGEVYQSVEAPKGELGYYIVSDGGPKPYRMRIRPPSFVNLGAIEKMAKGSMIADLVAVIGTLDIVLGEIDR is encoded by the coding sequence ATGGCTAGCACTGAGATTATGACAGTCAATATGGGACCGCAGCACCCGAGTACACACGGCGTTCTGCGGATGGTCATCGAACTTGATGGAGAGGTTATCCAGAAGATTACTCCGCATATCGGATATCTGCATCGGGGGGTAGAGAAGCTTTCCGAGCATCGCACCTATCACCAGACCATACCTCTAACTGATCGTCTTGATTACTTGGCGCCGATGAGCAATAACCTCGGCTACGTGTTGGCGGTCGAAAAGCTTCTGGGAATCGAGATTCCTGAGCGCGCGCAGGCGATCCGCGTCATCATGGCTGAGCTCACTCGCATCAAATCCCACTTGGTGTGGATCGCCTGTCACGCTCTTGATATCGGAGCCATGACCGTCTTCATCTACGCATTCCGCGAGCGTGAGATGATCATGAGTCTCTATGAGAAGATATCCGGGGCACGGATGACCAGCAACTACTTCAGGGTCGGCGGGCTTTCCGCCGATGTCTATGACGGGTTCGAGAAGGATGTGCGGGAGATTATCGATACCTTCCCCGGTCATTTCGATACCTATGAAGGTCTTCTCACCAAAAACACCATCTGGGTCAATCGTACCGTGGGTAATGGTGTGATATCGGCTGAGGATGCCATCGATTACGGCATAACCGGGCCTGCTCTCCGTGGTTCCGGGGTTGACTGGGATTTGCGCCGCGACAATCCTTACAGTGGCTATGAGAAGTACTCGTTCAAAGTGCCCGTTGGCGAGAAGTGTGACACCTTTGATCGCTATAAGGTCAGACTTATCGAAATGCGCGAAGCGGTTAGTATTGTCCGGCAAGCTCTCGATTCGCTCAAGCCTGGTCCCGTGCTTGCTGACGCTCCGCAGGTCACGTACCCGCCGAAGGAAAATGTCTATAACACTATCGAGGGGCTTATTCATCACTTCAAGATTGCCAGTGAAGGGTTCCCCGTGCCCGAAGGTGAAGTGTACCAGTCGGTGGAGGCACCCAAGGGTGAGCTTGGTTACTACATCGTCAGCGACGGAGGTCCTAAGCCGTACCGGATGAGAATAAGGCCCCCCTCATTCGTGAACTTGGGGGCCATCGAAAAGATGGCCAAGGGATCGATGATTGCAGACCTTGTTGCGGTCATCGGAACCTTGGATATCGTGCTTGGTGAAATCGACCGGTAA
- a CDS encoding NADH dehydrogenase: MSNAPAEATTTEEMPVEEIDLGPANHVIDKYLTLPGNLMPVLQGIQDEYGYVPRPTIDLVAERLNVYPSQIFGVLTFYAQFHLKPRGRFIIRVCVGTACHVQGATRIVETFFEKLGIGHAETTPDLRYTFEKVACLGACGMAPLAMVNDDTFGKMTVQKVEEVVAEYNQRPMK, encoded by the coding sequence ATGAGCAACGCTCCGGCCGAAGCTACAACCACAGAGGAAATGCCCGTTGAGGAGATTGATCTCGGGCCAGCCAACCATGTGATCGACAAGTACCTGACCCTGCCCGGCAATCTCATGCCGGTGCTGCAAGGCATTCAGGATGAGTATGGATACGTTCCCCGGCCCACCATTGACTTGGTGGCCGAGAGGCTCAATGTGTATCCCAGTCAGATATTCGGTGTGCTTACCTTCTATGCCCAGTTCCATCTCAAGCCCCGCGGTCGTTTCATCATTCGCGTGTGCGTCGGAACAGCCTGCCATGTTCAGGGGGCGACTCGTATCGTTGAAACGTTCTTTGAGAAGTTGGGGATTGGTCACGCCGAGACAACACCCGACCTCCGCTATACATTTGAAAAGGTTGCCTGCCTTGGTGCATGTGGGATGGCCCCGCTGGCAATGGTCAATGATGACACGTTCGGCAAGATGACCGTGCAAAAGGTTGAAGAGGTTGTCGCCGAGTACAATCAGCGGCCGATGAAATAA
- a CDS encoding NADH dehydrogenase: MGEAIKILICQGTGGVSAGAKKVEAEFLRVIGEKGVDATVGKRCDVIKTGCRGLCANDVLVDIVDPELGRVTYDFVLPEEVEKIVDEHIVNRTPLEKRKAKPYYNTFVDQQMRVVMTGCGQIDPESLDAFLEEDGFKAIEKCVKEMTPASVIDEVKKSGLRGRGGGGFPTGMKWSFCAATPGKLKYVICNADEGDPGAFMDRSILEGDPYCIIEGMMIAAYAIGCTAGYVYVRAEYPLAIERLQKALDVCYEKGYLGKNVMGWGFDFDLRIKKGAGAFVCGEETALMASIEGERGMPRPRPPFPAVKGLWGKPTNINNVETFANVRHIILKGADWYASLGTDTTKGTKIFAVTGKVKHTGLVEVPAGMTVREVIYNVCGGIANNRKFKAVQAGGPSGGCIPAEVLDTPVDYDSLIKAGAMMGSGGLVVMDETTCMVDVARFFLTFTRMESCGKCVPCRIGLKAMLDILERITEGRGQTGDIETLLEMGSTIKKASLCGLGQTAPNPILSTIKYFREEYEAHINDRRCPSNCCKELLLWQVVEEKCVKCGACFKACPVDAIIWEKGQIAILDKEKCTKCKSCYDACRFMAIE; the protein is encoded by the coding sequence ATGGGCGAAGCGATAAAGATTCTGATCTGTCAGGGGACCGGTGGCGTCTCAGCGGGTGCTAAAAAGGTTGAGGCGGAGTTCCTCCGTGTTATAGGGGAAAAAGGCGTTGACGCCACTGTCGGAAAACGATGTGACGTCATCAAGACCGGCTGTCGCGGCCTGTGTGCAAACGATGTTCTGGTGGATATTGTCGATCCCGAGCTTGGGCGTGTAACGTACGACTTCGTCCTGCCTGAAGAAGTTGAGAAGATCGTGGACGAGCATATCGTCAACCGGACTCCCCTTGAGAAACGCAAGGCAAAGCCGTACTACAACACGTTCGTTGATCAGCAGATGAGGGTTGTTATGACCGGCTGCGGTCAGATCGACCCTGAAAGCCTTGACGCATTTCTTGAAGAGGACGGCTTCAAGGCAATTGAAAAATGCGTTAAGGAAATGACCCCTGCGTCAGTTATCGACGAAGTCAAGAAGTCGGGACTTCGAGGCAGGGGGGGCGGCGGCTTCCCGACGGGCATGAAGTGGTCCTTCTGTGCGGCAACGCCTGGCAAGCTGAAATATGTCATCTGCAATGCGGACGAAGGTGACCCCGGTGCCTTCATGGACCGTTCGATTCTTGAGGGGGACCCCTACTGCATCATCGAAGGGATGATGATTGCAGCGTATGCAATCGGTTGTACTGCCGGCTATGTATACGTCCGTGCGGAGTACCCGCTCGCCATTGAGCGCCTGCAGAAGGCTCTGGACGTCTGTTACGAAAAAGGCTATCTCGGCAAGAACGTCATGGGGTGGGGGTTCGACTTCGACCTTCGGATCAAGAAGGGTGCAGGAGCCTTTGTTTGCGGCGAGGAAACCGCTCTCATGGCGTCGATCGAAGGTGAGCGGGGAATGCCCCGGCCGCGTCCGCCGTTTCCCGCTGTCAAAGGCCTATGGGGAAAACCGACCAACATCAACAACGTTGAGACGTTCGCCAACGTACGTCACATCATACTCAAGGGTGCTGATTGGTACGCATCTCTTGGTACGGACACCACCAAGGGAACCAAGATCTTCGCGGTCACCGGCAAAGTCAAGCACACGGGACTTGTGGAAGTCCCAGCGGGCATGACCGTACGCGAGGTTATCTATAACGTCTGCGGAGGCATCGCCAATAACAGGAAGTTCAAGGCCGTTCAGGCAGGTGGCCCTTCAGGCGGATGTATCCCCGCTGAAGTGCTCGACACTCCCGTTGACTATGACTCGCTTATCAAGGCGGGCGCCATGATGGGCTCCGGTGGCCTCGTTGTCATGGACGAAACCACCTGCATGGTCGACGTGGCGCGTTTCTTCCTTACCTTCACCCGGATGGAATCGTGCGGCAAATGCGTTCCATGCCGCATTGGCCTGAAGGCGATGCTTGACATCCTTGAGCGGATTACTGAGGGAAGAGGTCAGACTGGTGACATTGAAACGCTGCTCGAGATGGGGAGCACCATCAAAAAGGCATCGCTCTGCGGTCTGGGCCAGACAGCGCCCAATCCGATTCTCTCCACTATCAAGTACTTCCGTGAGGAGTATGAAGCTCATATCAATGACCGGCGCTGTCCGTCAAACTGCTGCAAAGAGCTTCTGCTGTGGCAAGTAGTTGAAGAGAAGTGCGTGAAGTGCGGGGCTTGTTTCAAGGCGTGCCCTGTCGATGCGATCATCTGGGAAAAGGGACAGATCGCAATACTGGATAAAGAAAAATGCACCAAATGCAAATCCTGCTACGACGCCTGCCGGTTCATGGCCATCGAGTAG
- a CDS encoding NADH dehydrogenase, giving the protein MVTLTIDDKQVTVPKDATIFDAAKQAGIRIPILCHDKKLHPFGGCRMCLVEVEQMKGRQIPACTTPVTEGMIVRTMTDEIVKARKMVLELLLLKHPIDCPVCDAAGDCDLQNLTYEYGVDTNRFTDEKFNWQIDYVNPLIERDMNRCVHCGKCARICDEIVSFGAYSFISRGIEAKIGTEFDGPLNCEFCGSCVSVCPVGALISRPFKFKARWWALNKVKTVCSYCGTGCQLTLGVKDNKVLTTIYDENQGFHNGQLCTRGRWGYQFVNSSKRLTTPLIRKGGTLQPANWDEALSLVTDRLKTSKEAAATLVTPRLTNEELYLLKRVIKDVVGSDSIDHSGGYAHAALTAGAKESLGFPGSPSVIADIQKSELLLVIKTDAYETHPVIGFEINLAVKRQGTALRILSDKKGKLSRLPGAQTYVHAPGAELALVNALAKTIVDEGLHDASGVGAIKGFDAWLKSIENCTAEQAASQCGVTADTIKAVAREYAAAGKALIMLPLGMGYSGHGKDLAQALINLALLTGRIGKEGCGVLIMGEKNNSQGAADLGIHPTTNGLDAQAILTGCAAGNVKTLYVVGENPVVSYPNRKQVEAALDAVDFLVVQDLFLTETAAKADVVLPACSFAEKEGTFTSLGGAVQRVNRAITPLGDSRSDFDILNELHARLTGQPAYANQKAAFVDLAATTPGYTELTLEGLGDAGAVRVNKCAASFVPVVAGTTATEAGKFALLTGSALNHSGTLSLYGEGPMLVCPEGYLELNKDDAAKLSVSEGETVTVKSATGELRLKTKVSTRLPQGVVFAPYHFAESSINSVTDATAITWVSISK; this is encoded by the coding sequence ATGGTAACTCTTACAATCGATGACAAGCAGGTAACGGTACCTAAAGACGCTACCATATTTGATGCCGCCAAGCAGGCAGGAATCAGAATTCCCATACTCTGCCACGACAAGAAGCTGCACCCCTTCGGCGGGTGCCGGATGTGTCTGGTCGAAGTCGAGCAGATGAAGGGTCGTCAGATCCCGGCCTGTACTACACCCGTAACTGAGGGAATGATAGTCCGGACTATGACCGATGAAATCGTCAAGGCCCGGAAAATGGTCCTTGAACTGCTCCTGCTCAAGCACCCCATCGACTGCCCTGTCTGCGACGCCGCAGGGGACTGCGATCTTCAGAATCTAACCTATGAATATGGCGTAGATACCAACCGCTTCACTGATGAGAAATTTAATTGGCAGATTGACTATGTGAACCCGCTTATCGAGCGGGACATGAATCGTTGCGTACATTGCGGCAAATGCGCGCGGATCTGCGACGAAATCGTGTCGTTCGGAGCATATTCCTTTATCAGTCGCGGTATTGAAGCAAAGATCGGCACTGAATTTGATGGTCCGCTCAACTGTGAGTTCTGCGGTTCTTGTGTCTCAGTTTGTCCCGTTGGCGCGCTGATCAGTCGTCCGTTTAAGTTCAAGGCTCGCTGGTGGGCACTTAACAAGGTGAAGACGGTCTGCTCCTACTGTGGGACTGGATGTCAATTGACGCTTGGGGTCAAGGACAACAAGGTTCTGACCACCATCTATGATGAAAACCAGGGTTTTCACAATGGTCAACTCTGTACCCGCGGACGGTGGGGGTATCAGTTTGTTAACAGTTCAAAGCGTCTGACCACGCCGCTTATCAGAAAGGGCGGCACATTGCAGCCTGCCAATTGGGATGAGGCGCTCAGTTTGGTCACCGACCGACTCAAGACCTCTAAAGAGGCTGCAGCCACGTTAGTAACCCCGCGCCTCACCAACGAAGAACTTTACCTTCTGAAGCGGGTCATCAAGGATGTTGTCGGGAGCGACAGCATTGACCATTCCGGGGGATACGCACATGCGGCTCTCACGGCCGGCGCCAAGGAAAGTCTTGGATTTCCCGGTTCACCGTCAGTCATTGCTGACATACAAAAGAGCGAATTGCTCCTGGTCATCAAGACCGATGCGTACGAAACGCACCCTGTCATCGGTTTTGAGATTAACCTTGCTGTCAAGCGCCAAGGCACAGCGCTCCGGATTCTTTCGGACAAGAAGGGCAAGCTCTCTCGACTTCCCGGCGCCCAGACCTACGTCCACGCACCCGGTGCAGAACTGGCGCTCGTCAACGCACTCGCCAAGACGATTGTCGATGAAGGTCTTCACGACGCCTCCGGCGTCGGAGCCATCAAAGGGTTTGACGCTTGGCTCAAGAGCATTGAGAACTGCACTGCTGAGCAAGCAGCTTCCCAGTGCGGAGTTACTGCGGACACCATCAAGGCGGTGGCGCGTGAGTACGCAGCAGCCGGCAAGGCTCTGATCATGCTTCCCCTTGGAATGGGGTACTCCGGGCATGGCAAGGACCTCGCCCAGGCACTCATTAATCTCGCACTTCTTACGGGCCGAATAGGGAAGGAAGGGTGCGGTGTGCTGATCATGGGCGAAAAGAACAATAGCCAGGGCGCAGCGGATCTCGGGATTCATCCGACCACCAACGGGCTGGACGCCCAGGCAATTCTGACCGGGTGCGCGGCCGGTAATGTCAAGACGCTGTATGTGGTAGGAGAGAACCCGGTAGTTTCCTACCCCAACCGGAAACAGGTTGAGGCTGCCTTGGATGCGGTTGACTTCCTTGTCGTTCAAGACCTGTTCCTTACCGAAACCGCAGCAAAAGCGGATGTGGTCCTTCCCGCATGCTCCTTTGCGGAAAAAGAAGGTACATTCACAAGCCTCGGTGGAGCCGTTCAGCGTGTTAATAGAGCGATCACTCCTCTTGGTGACAGCCGCAGTGATTTTGACATTCTGAATGAGCTCCACGCACGGTTGACTGGGCAGCCAGCCTATGCCAACCAGAAGGCGGCATTCGTTGATCTCGCTGCTACAACACCAGGCTACACAGAGCTAACCCTTGAAGGATTGGGTGATGCGGGGGCCGTCAGAGTCAACAAGTGCGCCGCGTCCTTTGTGCCGGTTGTTGCCGGTACGACGGCAACCGAGGCAGGGAAGTTCGCACTCCTGACGGGAAGTGCCCTGAATCACTCCGGCACACTATCGCTTTACGGCGAAGGGCCGATGCTGGTCTGTCCGGAAGGATATCTGGAGCTTAACAAGGACGACGCCGCGAAACTCTCTGTTTCCGAAGGGGAGACAGTGACCGTAAAGTCAGCAACCGGGGAGCTCCGCCTCAAGACTAAGGTCAGCACGCGTTTGCCGCAAGGCGTAGTGTTCGCACCGTACCATTTTGCAGAATCATCGATCAATTCGGTGACGGACGCCACGGCTATTACGTGGGTTTCTATCAGTAAATAA
- a CDS encoding NADH-quinone oxidoreductase, whose amino-acid sequence MGYELFGLPMIYYVSMVAKVLVVFVFVLLTVAYATYAERKIIGHMQVRLGPMRTGWHGLLQPIADGLKLFFKEEIVPSQSDKFAFLIAPIISLVPAFIGYAVIPFGETIEVAGYKIPLQIAGYYDTASGQVVDMNVGVLYILALASMGVYGIVLAGWSSNSKYSLLGGLRASAQMISYELAAGLAIISVFMLSESLSLQKIVADQANGAWYCFKQPLAFILFFICSLAEINRTPFDLPEAETELVSGYCTEYSSMKYAMFFMAEYANMVTVCAVTTTLFLGGWHGPAFLPGWVWFIAKVYFLIFVCMWIRATYPRYRYDQLMRLGWKVFLPLTLVNIIVTGIVVSLQS is encoded by the coding sequence ATGGGATACGAACTGTTCGGACTGCCAATGATCTACTACGTCTCCATGGTAGCAAAGGTCCTTGTGGTATTCGTGTTCGTCCTGCTCACCGTTGCTTATGCAACCTACGCAGAGCGAAAGATCATCGGCCACATGCAGGTGCGGCTTGGACCAATGCGAACTGGCTGGCATGGGCTTCTTCAGCCGATTGCTGACGGCCTGAAGCTCTTCTTCAAGGAAGAGATTGTCCCCAGCCAATCAGACAAGTTTGCATTTTTGATTGCGCCGATCATTTCACTTGTGCCGGCCTTTATTGGGTATGCAGTCATCCCGTTCGGCGAAACGATTGAAGTGGCTGGATACAAGATCCCCCTGCAGATTGCCGGCTACTATGATACTGCCTCAGGGCAGGTTGTGGACATGAACGTCGGCGTGCTCTATATCCTGGCACTGGCTTCAATGGGTGTCTACGGGATCGTTCTGGCAGGGTGGTCTTCGAACAGTAAGTACTCGCTCCTCGGTGGGTTGAGAGCCTCGGCCCAGATGATCTCCTATGAACTGGCTGCCGGCTTGGCGATCATATCCGTCTTCATGCTTTCGGAATCACTTTCGCTTCAAAAGATCGTAGCCGACCAGGCCAATGGAGCATGGTACTGTTTTAAACAACCGCTCGCCTTCATTCTCTTCTTCATATGCTCGCTCGCTGAAATAAACCGGACGCCGTTCGACCTGCCCGAAGCGGAAACAGAGCTGGTTTCAGGCTATTGTACCGAATATTCGAGTATGAAGTACGCCATGTTCTTCATGGCAGAATACGCGAACATGGTGACCGTTTGTGCTGTGACCACCACTCTTTTCCTCGGTGGATGGCATGGTCCGGCCTTCCTTCCTGGTTGGGTCTGGTTCATCGCTAAGGTATACTTCCTGATTTTTGTCTGCATGTGGATTCGGGCGACCTATCCGCGCTACCGGTATGATCAACTGATGCGTTTGGGATGGAAAGTTTTCCTCCCGCTTACCCTGGTGAACATTATTGTCACGGGTATAGTAGTGTCGCTCCAATCGTAA
- a CDS encoding NADH-quinone oxidoreductase subunit I, with amino-acid sequence MIMPLINGLKITLKHMFMKPVTLQYPDERPTPSPNFRGLHALKVSHDKAKCVACYLCPTVCPAKCITVEAGEDANHDKYAERYEIDMLRCIFCGYCVEACPVDALKMTGQFELANYKREDFIFVKERLLEKK; translated from the coding sequence ATGATAATGCCGTTAATTAATGGACTCAAAATCACGTTAAAGCATATGTTCATGAAGCCGGTAACGCTTCAGTATCCTGATGAGCGGCCGACTCCATCCCCCAACTTTCGCGGCCTTCATGCACTTAAGGTATCGCACGACAAAGCAAAATGCGTGGCGTGCTATCTTTGTCCCACAGTATGCCCGGCAAAGTGCATCACGGTTGAGGCTGGCGAAGATGCAAATCATGACAAGTATGCTGAGCGTTATGAAATCGACATGCTCAGGTGCATCTTTTGTGGCTACTGCGTTGAAGCCTGCCCTGTAGACGCTCTGAAGATGACGGGCCAGTTCGAGCTTGCAAACTATAAGCGTGAAGACTTCATCTTTGTCAAAGAGAGACTCTTAGAAAAGAAATAA
- a CDS encoding NADH dehydrogenase translates to METFFFTIVAAVAVLASILVITCKNPINSALSLILTFFCLATFYVMLDAPFMAAIQVIVYAGAIMVLIVFVIMLLNVRTEAGRRTSHTVLLGSLVGIFTLVQLFYVLNRSSLTGNKGDISPELIHRIGHTEIIGKALYTDFLLPFEVTSILLLVAIIGAVILTKKKI, encoded by the coding sequence ATGGAAACGTTCTTCTTCACGATCGTGGCAGCGGTTGCTGTACTGGCCAGCATACTGGTCATCACCTGCAAGAACCCGATCAACAGCGCGCTCTCCCTTATCCTGACGTTCTTCTGTCTTGCCACCTTCTACGTGATGCTTGACGCTCCGTTCATGGCGGCCATTCAAGTGATCGTCTACGCGGGAGCCATTATGGTGCTAATCGTGTTCGTCATAATGCTCCTCAACGTGCGTACTGAGGCCGGGAGACGTACTTCGCACACCGTGCTCCTTGGCTCGCTGGTCGGCATTTTTACACTTGTCCAACTGTTTTATGTCCTCAATCGGAGTTCCCTCACCGGCAACAAGGGTGATATCAGCCCCGAACTGATCCATCGGATTGGACACACCGAAATCATTGGCAAGGCGCTCTACACTGACTTTCTGTTGCCATTTGAGGTGACATCCATTCTGTTGCTTGTTGCCATAATTGGTGCCGTTATTCTGACCAAGAAAAAAATTTAA
- a CDS encoding NADH-quinone oxidoreductase subunit K, with protein MVSLHSYLIVSAILFSIGTIGVLIRRNAIVVFMCVEMMLNAVNLTFIALSRHLGNVDGQVFVFFVMAVAAAEAAVGLALMIAFYKNRESIDVEDIKLMKL; from the coding sequence ATGGTTTCCTTGCACAGCTACCTGATAGTAAGCGCAATACTGTTTTCGATCGGCACCATTGGCGTTCTCATCAGGCGCAACGCAATAGTCGTATTTATGTGTGTCGAAATGATGCTGAATGCAGTGAATCTGACATTTATTGCGCTCTCCAGGCATCTCGGCAATGTTGATGGACAAGTTTTTGTCTTCTTTGTCATGGCTGTAGCCGCGGCTGAGGCTGCCGTGGGTCTGGCGCTCATGATCGCGTTCTACAAGAACCGTGAGTCCATTGACGTGGAAGATATCAAGCTCATGAAGCTGTAG